The genomic segment CCTTGAACGTGACGAAAGCACCGCCATAGGCGCATCGTTACCCATTGAACCTAGCGGTTCCTTGCCGGTATTTGCCATTGGTGCGAGGAGGAGCTTCAAATCCTCTTCGGTATAGCCGAATGCTCGCTGTCTACGCTGCACTGACATACCCGAATGGCTTACATGCTCACGAGTCGGCAATTCGTTCATCTCAACACTATTGCCCTCGACCCACTGGCGGTATGGGTGTTGCGCGGCTAAATCACTCTTAATCTCCTCATCAGGAACAATCCTGCCTGACGCGGTATCAACAAGGAACATCCGTCCTGGTTCAAGCCGTCCTTTAGCAACGATATCGTGCTGTGGAATTTCATTGAGTACACCAGCCTCAGAAGCCAATACGACATGGCCGTCTTTAGTGAGTTGCCAACGGCCTGGTCGCAAACCATTGCGGTCAAGCTGAGCACCGACCAAAGTACCATCAGTAAACACAATGTTGGCGGGACCGTCCCATGGCTCAATCAAGGTGTTGTTGTATTCATAGAACGCTTTTACATCGGGATCAAGTGTTTGATCTTTTTCCCACGCTGGAGGAAGCATCATGAGTACCGCATGTGGCAGCGATCGCCCAGCAAGATGGAGGAGCTCCAAGGTTTCATCGAAAGTACCAGAGTCCGAATAACCAGGTGTATTAATGGGCAACAACGAAGGCATATCGCCAAGCGCCTGAGAATTCAACCGTCCCTCACGAGCAGAAACCCAATTGCGATTGCCTTGGATTGTGTTAATTTCGCCGTTGTGAGCTAATAAGCGGAAGGGCTGAGCTAAAGGCCAGCTTGGGAAAGTATTCGTCGAAAAACGTGAATGGACGATAGCAATCTGCGCCTTCATTCCTTCGTCAGATAAATCAGGGAAGAACGGGCGCAGCTGTTTAGTGGTCAACATACCTTTATACGTCAGTGTCCGTGTGGATAACGAGGCAAAATACACACCCACTTCGTGTTCAGCACGCTTGCGTACTCGGAAAACACGTCGTTCAAGATCAAAGCCAGTGATCTTAGCATCTTCATCGGCTAGAACTAAGGTTTTAAAAGACGGCATTGTAGCTAGAGCTTGTAAACCAAGACCATCAGGATTAGTGGGGACCACGCGCCACGCAAGAACCGTCAGACCTTCTTCTTGTGCAATGGCAGCAATCCTCTGTTCCTGCTGGCTGCTCGTAGCAATATCACGATCGAGGAAAGCCATTCCTGCTGCATAGGCACCAAGTTCTGGCAGTGCAACATCCGTAGTAGCGCGCATGAATTCATCAGGCATACTCAGCAGTATTCCGGCACCGTCACCAGTGTTTTCCTCTGCGCCGACAGCACCTCGATGATCGAGATTCATCAACACCTCAATGGCGTTCTCAACAATTTGACGCTCAGGTACTTTATTGAGCGTAGCGACCATACCCACACCGCAGGCGTCATGCTCCGCATTCGGGTCGTACATCCCGTGTGGAGCGTGGATCGTGAGATCTAGCGGGGCTTTTAAGGTCACCGAAATCACCTCTTCTATGGGCAGGGGAGAACCACAAGGGTCTCATTGATATTCTTAAACAGAGTACAGCGTCCACACTCCAAACCCTGTTTTGACGTCCAAATTACGGCGGAGCGAGTCGCAGCAACAGCCAGGTTTGTGTCTTAAACACCTGTTATTTCAACAAATTGATATCGAGATCACGCACAATGTAGTGCTTACCTCAGGGCAAATTTTTGCGTTCCATGCTACGAGTCCAAAGCGGATTGTAGCTTCTACGAAAGTTCATATTCTATAGAATCGAGCACCCGCCCAATTAACGCATCATTGAGTAAGCGACCTCTAAGAGTTGGGACAATCCTTGAAGAAGGCTCTTCAATTAAACCTTCTTCATGCAGCTGTCGCAGCGTAGCTTGACTAGGTGCTGAAGCAGCGACATCCTCAATGCGAGACACAGACAGTCCCTCACGAAGCCTCAAACCCAACATAACTGTCTCTTCGATATTCTCAGTGCGATGAATGAACTCGGCATCTTTCCATGGCAAGGTATGTTGATTCAGTTGATGTGCCCAAACACGGGGAAAAGCAATATCCCAAGCTCTGATGCCATAGCACTCTCCCACGTCGCGCGAAGAAGAGGAATCGTTGACAATATGGCGACCGTCAAGCTGATTGTAATGGGAGTGTGCACCCGGGCCAATAGCTGCCCAATCCACATTTCTCCAATACCCAAGATTATGTCGAGACTCAAAACCTGGTTTTGCCCAATTGGAGATTTCATACCAACGCAAACCTGCTTGAGAGAACAGATTGTCAGCGATCTCGTATTTGCTCGCTTCATCATCGTCATCTGGTGACGGCAATTCGCCGCGCCGCACCTGACGTCCCATCTTTGTTGTCGGCTCCAAAGAAAGCGCATATGCGGAAATATGTGTAACGTCGAGTGCCAATGCGGTTTCTACGCTTAACCTCCAGTCTTCGATGCTCTCCCCTGGCGTGCCATAAATCAGATCAACACTAACCTCGAGACCAAGATGTTTTGCGGCAGCCACATTCGAGCTCACATTCGCTGGCGTATGTGTACGATCTAACGTTTTTAGCACATGGGGCACGGCCGATTGCATGCCGAATGACACTCTGGTGAAGCCACCAGCTTTCAACGTTGCCAGATACGACTCATCAACGGTATCAGGATTTGCCTCAGTGGTAATTTCAGCGTCAGCTTCGATGCCCCATACTTCGCCCGCTGCCTTCACCAGTCTCACCAAGTCGTCAGCCGGTAAAGTCGTCGGGGTGCCGCCGCCGAAGAAGACCGTCGAAATTGGAGGTTCGACGATGCCATGTTCAAGCTGCCACCGTTTGAGAATAGCCATTTCCTGAATTGCCATATTGGCGAAATTCGATCTGCTGGCACCCTCACCGAGGTCCATCGCCGTGTATGTGTTGAAATCACAATATCCACAGCGTCGGAGGCAAAACGGTACATGAATGTATAACTCAAAAGTCATTTGTTTTCCCTCCTCAATATGACTAGACCTCAGCTGTTCTCAGCAAAATTGATGCCGATATTTCGATAGCATGCCTCGGTTAACACACTTATCTATGGTGATATGAGTAATCAGACTATTCAGTTTTCTTTTTTGGATGCGGCACGGATTTTATCTTTGGTGTCGCGATCTGTGGAATCGTCGGTACTCAGCGCGGCGATGAATGCCTCCTGCGGCACTTCAACGCGTCCTAACATTTTCATGCGCTTTTTACCTGCCTTCTGCTTTTCTAGAAGCTTGCGCTTTCTACTGATATCCCCGCCATAACACTTGGCAAGCACATCCTTACGCAAAGCACGTATTGTTTCTCGAGCTATGATGCGCGAACCGATAGCAGCTTGAATGGGTATTTCAAATTGTTGACGAGGAATCAGTTCACGGAGTTTTTTCGTCATCATCACGCCATAGGCATAGGCCTTATCACGATGCACCACAGCGCTAAATGCGTCAACCTTCTCACCTTGAATAAGGATATCCACTTTAACCAGATCTGCGCTTTGCTCACCTGATTCGTGATAGTCAAGGCTGGCATAACCTTTTGTGCGACTCTTAAGCTGGTCAAAGAAGTCAAAAACAATCTCAGCTAAGGGCATAGTGTAGTGCATTTCCACACGATCTGTGCTGATGTACTCCATAGTGCCCATCTGTCCACGATGATCTTGGCACAATTCCATCACAGCCCCGATGAATTCCTTGGGAGTAATAATATCGGCAGCTACGACAGGTTCAACAATCTTCTTGACCTTACCCTCTGGGAATTCACTCGGATTGTTGACATGGTGCAAAGTACCGTCTTCCATTGTCACATCGTAGGTAACATTTGGCGCGGTGGAAATCAAGTCAAGGTCAAACTCACGACTGAGTCGTTCAGCGACAATTTCCATATGCAGCAATCCAAGGAATCCACATCGGAAACCAAATCCTAAAGCCACTGAAGTCTCCGGCTCATAAATCAGAGCGGCATCATTCAATTTGAGCTTGTCAAGCGCATCCCTCAAGTCAGGAAATTGCGCATTATCGATAGGGAACAAACCTGCATACACCATGGGCTTCGGCTCACGATAGCCAGGTAGTGGAGTATCTGCACGCCGGGATTCTGTGGTGACAGTGTCGCCGACCTTAGACTGGCCTACATCTTTCACTCCAGTTATGACATATCCGACCTCACCGGCGCCAAGCGCCTTCGTCGGAACCATATCGGGGCTGATAACTCCCAGCTCAATCGGATCATGAACGGTGCCTAAGCCCATCATGCGAATCTTTTCACGAGATTTCAACTCGCCATCGACCATACGAATATAGGTTACGATGCCGCGGTATGAGTCATATA from the Bifidobacterium sp. genome contains:
- the lepA gene encoding translation elongation factor 4, with amino-acid sequence MSEPNNQAGFTDQSLIRNFCIIAHIDHGKSTVADRILQLSNIVSQREMRDRFLDRMDIEQERGITIKSQAVRVPWTVNGQQYTLGMIDTPGHVDFTYEVSRALAACEGAVLLVDATQGIEAQTLSNLYMAIEHDLTIIPVLNKIDLPSAETEKHAEEIAGLIGCDVSEVLRVSGKTGEGVEQLLNRIVEEIPAPSGDPTAPARALIFDSVYDSYRGIVTYIRMVDGELKSREKIRMMGLGTVHDPIELGVISPDMVPTKALGAGEVGYVITGVKDVGQSKVGDTVTTESRRADTPLPGYREPKPMVYAGLFPIDNAQFPDLRDALDKLKLNDAALIYEPETSVALGFGFRCGFLGLLHMEIVAERLSREFDLDLISTAPNVTYDVTMEDGTLHHVNNPSEFPEGKVKKIVEPVVAADIITPKEFIGAVMELCQDHRGQMGTMEYISTDRVEMHYTMPLAEIVFDFFDQLKSRTKGYASLDYHESGEQSADLVKVDILIQGEKVDAFSAVVHRDKAYAYGVMMTKKLRELIPRQQFEIPIQAAIGSRIIARETIRALRKDVLAKCYGGDISRKRKLLEKQKAGKKRMKMLGRVEVPQEAFIAALSTDDSTDRDTKDKIRAASKKEN
- the hemW gene encoding radical SAM family heme chaperone HemW; the protein is MTFELYIHVPFCLRRCGYCDFNTYTAMDLGEGASRSNFANMAIQEMAILKRWQLEHGIVEPPISTVFFGGGTPTTLPADDLVRLVKAAGEVWGIEADAEITTEANPDTVDESYLATLKAGGFTRVSFGMQSAVPHVLKTLDRTHTPANVSSNVAAAKHLGLEVSVDLIYGTPGESIEDWRLSVETALALDVTHISAYALSLEPTTKMGRQVRRGELPSPDDDDEASKYEIADNLFSQAGLRWYEISNWAKPGFESRHNLGYWRNVDWAAIGPGAHSHYNQLDGRHIVNDSSSSRDVGECYGIRAWDIAFPRVWAHQLNQHTLPWKDAEFIHRTENIEETVMLGLRLREGLSVSRIEDVAASAPSQATLRQLHEEGLIEEPSSRIVPTLRGRLLNDALIGRVLDSIEYELS